One Flavobacterium cerinum genomic window, TATAGGTAGTCGTGATATCACGAACCATTAAACCTACTTTCCAATCGTTTTTCTCATATTGAATACCCAAATCAAATCCAAATCCCCACGAACTGGCAAAATCCCCGATTATTCGGCGAATGATCTTAGCATTAACGCCATAATTAAAACCGTCCAATGGTAAAGCCCGGGCATAAGAGAACGTTAAACCGTAATCCGCAGCAGAAAAAAGACTAATCCGGTTATAATCAATATTTCCCTGGCTGTCGATCAACTGAGTCGTGTTCAGGATATCATCTACACCAAAACGGATAAGTGATACACCTAACGCACTACGCTCATCAATTTTCATGGCAAAACCGGCATAATCATACTGGGCAATATTGGCAAAATAACTGGCATGCATCAAACCAATCTGCTTTCCTTCCACTTTTAATAACCCGGCCGGATTCCAATATCCTGAATTTACATCATCAGAATGTGCTACTACGGCATTAGCCATTCCCAAAGCGGCAGCATCCACACCAATATTCATGAATTCGTTGGAATACTTTCTAATGGTCTGACTGTAAGAAAGAAAATGAAAAGAAAGAAATAATAGTAATAAGGTTTTTTTCAAAGCCGTTTATTTTATACAAATATGAAATAAAAATCTCAAATACTAAACTCTATTTTGTATTAACTTATTGTATTACCTTTGTCATAAAATTTGTAATTTGGTCTCTTGTGACAAGAGTTTCAATAGTTCTAAAAATTAATTTTATATGTCAATAAAGAAACACATTCCTAATGTTATTACCCTTTTAAATCTTTCTGCCGGAATTTTTGCTTTAATTCATGCTTTTAACGGGAATTATAATGAAGCTTTCTCCTGCGTTTGCGTTGGTATATTTTTTGACTTTTGGGATGGTTTTGTTGCAAGACTGCTAAAAGTGCAAAGCCCGCTTGGTGTACAGTTGGATTCCCTGGCTGATATGGTAACCAGTGGAGTAGTACCGG contains:
- a CDS encoding putative type IX sorting system protein PorV2, with protein sequence MKKTLLLLFLSFHFLSYSQTIRKYSNEFMNIGVDAAALGMANAVVAHSDDVNSGYWNPAGLLKVEGKQIGLMHASYFANIAQYDYAGFAMKIDERSALGVSLIRFGVDDILNTTQLIDSQGNIDYNRISLFSAADYGLTFSYARALPLDGFNYGVNAKIIRRIIGDFASSWGFGFDLGIQYEKNDWKVGLMVRDITTTYNVWTIDEDEFNKIKDAVPGENQEPPETTEITLPKLQVGLSKKFIIRYDYSILAATQLNMRFARTNDIISTNAVSIDPAAGFEFGYTDLVFLRAGVGNFQNVKQIDNSEKLNFQPNLGLGFKYKGIQVDYALTDIGDQSAALYSNIFSLKVDLGIFSK